In Streptomyces chartreusis NRRL 3882, the following are encoded in one genomic region:
- a CDS encoding ArsR/SmtB family transcription factor, translated as MSATAHDVPVFKVLPEPENLPEPLPEPAVEELRLETVLGALSDPLRLTIVRKLLLESEAFDHSCGWFGLDRPKSSLTHHFKALREAGVTRQRQYGLERRSHVRVADLDARFPGLLELVAAWTPDTP; from the coding sequence ATGTCCGCGACGGCTCACGACGTGCCGGTCTTCAAGGTGCTGCCGGAGCCGGAGAACCTACCGGAACCGCTGCCCGAGCCCGCGGTCGAGGAGCTGCGCCTGGAGACGGTGCTGGGCGCGCTGAGCGACCCGCTGCGCCTGACGATCGTGCGCAAGCTCCTGTTGGAGTCGGAGGCGTTCGACCACTCCTGCGGCTGGTTCGGCCTCGACCGCCCCAAGTCCTCCCTCACCCATCACTTCAAGGCGCTGCGCGAGGCCGGTGTCACCCGCCAGCGCCAGTACGGCCTGGAGCGCCGCAGCCACGTCCGCGTGGCCGACCTCGACGCCCGCTTCCCCGGCCTGCTGGAGCTGGTGGCGGCGTGGACTCCGGACACGCCCTGA
- a CDS encoding ABC transporter permease: MISLASARERWTSFLGSFVAVALGVAVVTMSALVLLSDGTGVPQRLAGAPVLVRSPAGAPTAGVFTENPPWAPERAEELRRELGRLPGVAAAVADRSFYAQAPGSEQRTGERQGHPWSAAALAAYGLSGGRPPTADGEIVVDDSLGHRPGESLTVLTARGPRRFSVSGTIDGPGYYVTDRRAAELAGGVRTIGLALDPGTDAARVAQAARNVVGDDGAVLTGASRDALAPKQDEMTRWIGGQVLTAMALLSAFVTVFNVSSTFAFTVAQRRREFGLLRTIGATPRQVRRLVYGEALAVGAVSAGAGAVAGVALAPAMTGVLIDAGFQPAGFEVSIRWWVPAAAWALGVAVALAGAGAAARRASRVKPLEAMREAVVDSRPMTRRRGVTGLVATALGAACSAGTAFVGADAMVLMVLSAAMGLTAGFTLLLPVLTRPVIGALARPLARRPGATAVLVRENMITSVRRTSATIAPVLATVAFAVLITSAVQTTQSADTTRQAAAVRAEAAVVPRGTPGLSDAVADRVEGTALLSTTVYGGEGGAALSAAGVTPGFEQTYRARAPRGNTVVVTAAVAAAHGWREGRTAALTFEDGRTRHLRVAAVLDDSMPYQVFLPRELVRAHDPSALADVVYRTTDTPTPPLPELGAEEVPVTVHAASDDAEEDRLVWLFTLILVTITAGYTMISVASTVLTATAGRVRDLRVLRLSGATPRQVLLILTAETCCVVTLGAVLGLAVAAPALVGTAWGLRRELGLPVELSVAWPWVAAVVAGCLLLATAATVVPARAALRRMRRD; this comes from the coding sequence GTGATCAGTCTGGCGAGCGCGAGGGAGCGGTGGACCTCCTTCCTGGGGTCCTTCGTGGCCGTGGCGCTGGGCGTCGCGGTCGTCACCATGAGCGCGCTGGTGCTGCTGTCGGACGGTACGGGAGTGCCACAACGGCTCGCTGGGGCGCCGGTGCTGGTGCGGAGCCCGGCGGGAGCGCCGACCGCCGGGGTGTTCACGGAGAACCCGCCGTGGGCGCCGGAGCGCGCCGAGGAACTGCGGCGGGAGCTCGGCCGGCTGCCGGGGGTGGCCGCGGCGGTGGCCGACCGGTCCTTCTACGCGCAAGCCCCCGGCAGCGAGCAGCGCACGGGGGAGCGCCAGGGCCACCCCTGGTCGGCCGCGGCGCTCGCCGCGTACGGCCTGAGCGGGGGCAGACCGCCGACGGCGGACGGCGAGATCGTCGTGGACGACTCCCTCGGGCACCGGCCGGGCGAGTCCCTCACGGTGCTGACGGCGCGCGGACCCCGGCGCTTCTCGGTGTCCGGCACGATCGACGGCCCCGGCTACTACGTCACCGACCGGCGGGCCGCCGAACTCGCGGGCGGGGTACGGACCATCGGACTGGCCCTCGATCCCGGCACCGACGCCGCCCGGGTCGCGCAGGCCGCCCGGAACGTCGTCGGCGACGACGGCGCCGTCCTCACCGGTGCCTCCCGTGACGCACTCGCGCCGAAGCAGGACGAGATGACCCGCTGGATCGGCGGCCAGGTGCTCACCGCCATGGCGCTGCTCTCCGCCTTCGTCACCGTCTTCAACGTGTCCTCGACGTTCGCGTTCACCGTGGCCCAGCGGCGCCGCGAGTTCGGCCTGCTGCGCACGATCGGCGCGACACCGCGGCAGGTGCGGCGGCTGGTGTACGGGGAGGCTCTGGCGGTGGGCGCCGTGAGCGCCGGGGCGGGGGCGGTGGCGGGAGTCGCGCTGGCGCCCGCGATGACCGGGGTGCTGATCGACGCGGGCTTCCAGCCGGCCGGCTTCGAGGTGAGCATCCGGTGGTGGGTACCGGCCGCCGCCTGGGCCCTGGGCGTGGCCGTGGCACTCGCCGGAGCGGGTGCCGCGGCGCGTCGGGCCTCCCGGGTGAAGCCGCTGGAGGCGATGCGGGAGGCCGTGGTGGACAGCCGGCCGATGACCCGCCGCCGGGGGGTCACGGGGCTGGTGGCGACGGCCCTGGGCGCTGCCTGCTCGGCGGGTACGGCCTTCGTGGGGGCGGACGCCATGGTGCTGATGGTGCTGAGCGCGGCCATGGGCCTGACGGCCGGATTCACCCTCCTGCTGCCGGTGCTGACCCGGCCCGTGATCGGGGCGTTGGCCCGGCCGCTCGCCAGGCGCCCCGGTGCCACGGCCGTGCTCGTACGCGAGAACATGATCACCTCGGTGCGCCGCACCTCCGCCACGATCGCCCCGGTGCTGGCGACCGTCGCCTTCGCCGTACTGATCACCAGTGCCGTGCAGACCACCCAGAGCGCCGACACGACCCGGCAGGCCGCAGCCGTACGGGCCGAGGCGGCCGTCGTGCCCCGGGGCACACCGGGCCTGTCGGACGCTGTGGCCGACCGGGTCGAGGGCACGGCGCTGCTGTCGACGACGGTCTACGGCGGCGAGGGCGGGGCGGCCCTGTCGGCGGCCGGGGTGACGCCCGGGTTCGAGCAGACGTACCGGGCGCGGGCACCCCGCGGGAACACCGTCGTCGTCACCGCCGCCGTGGCCGCCGCGCACGGCTGGCGGGAGGGCCGTACCGCCGCCCTCACCTTCGAGGACGGCCGCACCCGGCACCTGCGCGTGGCCGCCGTGCTGGACGACTCGATGCCGTACCAGGTGTTTCTGCCTCGTGAGCTGGTACGCGCGCACGACCCGTCGGCCCTCGCGGACGTCGTCTACCGCACCACCGACACGCCCACGCCGCCCCTCCCGGAACTCGGCGCGGAGGAAGTCCCCGTGACGGTCCACGCGGCCTCGGACGACGCCGAGGAGGACCGGCTGGTGTGGCTGTTCACGCTGATCCTCGTCACCATCACGGCGGGCTACACCATGATCTCCGTCGCCTCCACCGTGCTGACGGCGACCGCGGGCCGGGTGCGGGACCTCCGCGTCCTGCGCCTGTCCGGTGCGACACCGCGCCAGGTGTTGCTGATCCTCACGGCCGAGACGTGCTGCGTCGTCACCCTGGGCGCCGTCCTGGGCCTGGCGGTGGCCGCTCCCGCCCTGGTCGGCACGGCCTGGGGGCTGCGCCGGGAACTGGGGCTGCCGGTCGAGCTGTCGGTGGCCTGGCCCTGGGTCGCGGCCGTGGTGGCCGGCTGTCTGCTGCTCGCCACGGCGGCCACGGTTGTCCCGGCCCGGGCCGCGCTGCGGCGGATGCGCCGGGATTGA
- a CDS encoding caspase family protein, with amino-acid sequence MADDRRIALLIGVGENPGAQHLLPSLAATVDADLRALGASLEGSGYEVETLANPTRNEITEHISDVSASAPPGSTLLLYFTGHGVRIGTTDYLVPADALAPAGDDADGWERPHVRESLLEADISRYLADCRAGTVLWLIDACRAADAQRGGAFGSNIVKGPPHSGFAMMTSCGPGELSGGAETGSFFTSALARAFDPLTEATTVEQVYERARRDTRTLAVEAQAGPQQVLIRYGDDLAERTRSLVVAEGRRLLEAWQDAVRTPALWERVPECEAGAVAHFQDCLSSLAAQAALHVHHAQRRLPDPWADDEYPVRLLGDRLPLLLPKGAELSALEVTALIAGVLLHETAWAERLGQAAGCRPRLVWRDDEADDQRRHYEQITEHYPQITEKLTHAYRWLGDPADDRHAVTLWLVHRWIEERFATDEEAVPAVFADRFTARLLDMAPPAAGERLGGRAEALSQALRTVAAGLVLGAPPEDQRLPPDRHVVRRTPWRLRVRPLAALLRLAGLLAFDTRCLPEVLAEHLAVSDPVVPREVITVLRDAYWVSDGDGNAASYLHLDAVCPHPALHAALATVVEDADDLGHLLRESARRLPQDEAALLRGLPARLSDHGLRPDRRHGTDAYDVPLARFSLAQTEIRRLLMGEKLYDGEPELALRELYQNAMDACRYREMRVRYLRDLGREPAPWAGHIRIETGEDDRGRYVECVDNGVGMTVDQLKSTFTRAGRRFDQSHAFRREQAAWLRHDSSLRLHPNSRFGIGVFSYFMLADEMTIVTRPVGTDGRPAAKALRVEIPVSGSLFRVREEDEHGGTALPEGGTRVRLHLRRAGALPGDSAVSVLRSLVLLSEFLLEVRDQDGTEEIWRPGRLKSGEEPGAFTTRFAVEAVPGTLWWVSGKGAIVCDGIATDERPFGYVLNLSGAHAGELSVNRKKLERYDVLWAQEQVRDGARAFLDEAVAVPELEWLWNMESREPSIARILWKVLRGHGVLVSDKHGRRIGLDEVGWFRLDAHLNDGRGLREEEELKRVRPWRLAALGAVHRARSEAAPLSLSGHPVPQPGWAEIAGEVEGDWRNAVQVANRQATTVAEVLRATRGLRVAHPDLAGPAVFGDGDLEWEPGRTDWYVMTGLLGRKRDPLDGLTPPWGRRAPKRRAGDEIQYRHPPEDLSGIARASAMFQVPLGELAEACARYAPFLRRPLGAVPDHHRDHVCTEDELQLLYLQEDKHHWRPAVHPWDVPVVAAATGLDPGEVQRRMAGYGWLGRPVPDPFLTSHWGAVPAELLGILRTYLVPRAGGRPVLPWAATVELAAEDELSVWEAERLLARETEDLGVDHRRRYTRRSPGRDVVPSPETARLAHRLHQSGIRLEDGVTLRDLASVRSHATSWEEMSWYADELREAGVDVPDAGNLLRAWDELPTPSRYAFSGEDPNWDGADYPVPATSAVLFTGSQRLRQRLSVLWDTAHREARNLGLDAGLVAPRPPKALRTFVPTHDEMAALVETGPHEDVDYEWFETPRWTPLTAQRLVGYARARSLGARAAYRALAPLRAIGALVPELSTEAEAALPDDVPTAHDAVAVDPAYRVSAPGAPLHPLDLVGIAGRLGEPVRHTWERRITPYLALEASPPSVTAVPDVVPGWQDLAILSEGLDGRLPALTGPVGQDRIEQGARAVGETPEWVHRRLELYAGLFGLRLP; translated from the coding sequence GTGGCGGACGACAGGCGCATTGCCCTGCTCATCGGGGTGGGTGAGAACCCGGGGGCGCAGCATCTGCTTCCCTCGCTGGCGGCGACGGTCGACGCCGATCTGCGCGCACTGGGCGCCTCCCTGGAGGGCAGCGGCTACGAGGTGGAGACACTGGCGAATCCCACCCGGAACGAGATCACCGAGCACATCTCCGACGTGTCCGCGAGCGCGCCGCCCGGCAGCACGCTGCTCCTCTACTTCACCGGGCACGGCGTCCGGATCGGCACCACCGACTACCTGGTGCCCGCCGACGCCCTCGCCCCCGCCGGCGACGACGCGGACGGGTGGGAGCGGCCCCACGTACGGGAATCGCTCCTGGAGGCCGACATCAGCCGGTATCTGGCCGACTGCCGGGCCGGCACCGTGCTGTGGCTGATCGACGCCTGCCGCGCGGCGGATGCCCAGCGAGGCGGCGCCTTCGGGAGCAACATCGTCAAGGGTCCCCCGCACAGCGGATTCGCCATGATGACGAGCTGCGGCCCCGGCGAGCTCAGCGGCGGCGCCGAGACGGGCAGTTTCTTCACGTCGGCGCTCGCCCGGGCCTTCGACCCGCTGACCGAGGCCACCACGGTGGAGCAGGTGTACGAGAGGGCCCGGCGCGACACCCGGACGCTCGCCGTCGAGGCGCAGGCCGGACCGCAGCAGGTCCTGATCCGCTACGGCGACGACCTGGCGGAACGCACCAGGTCCCTGGTGGTCGCCGAGGGCAGACGGCTGCTGGAGGCGTGGCAGGACGCCGTGCGCACACCGGCCCTGTGGGAACGGGTCCCGGAGTGCGAGGCGGGCGCCGTGGCGCATTTCCAGGACTGTCTGTCCTCGCTGGCCGCGCAGGCCGCCCTGCACGTCCACCACGCCCAGCGGCGGCTGCCCGACCCCTGGGCCGACGACGAGTATCCGGTCCGGCTGCTGGGCGACCGGCTCCCCCTGCTGCTGCCCAAGGGCGCCGAACTGTCCGCCCTGGAGGTCACCGCGCTGATCGCCGGTGTCCTGTTGCACGAGACGGCCTGGGCCGAACGGCTGGGCCAGGCCGCCGGGTGCCGTCCGCGGCTGGTGTGGCGTGACGACGAGGCCGACGACCAGCGGCGGCACTACGAGCAGATCACCGAGCACTATCCCCAGATCACCGAGAAGCTCACGCACGCGTACCGCTGGCTCGGGGACCCCGCGGACGACCGGCACGCCGTCACGCTGTGGCTGGTGCACCGCTGGATCGAGGAGCGGTTCGCGACCGACGAGGAGGCCGTGCCCGCGGTGTTCGCCGACCGCTTCACGGCCCGGCTCCTCGACATGGCACCGCCGGCGGCGGGCGAGCGGCTCGGCGGCCGGGCGGAGGCCCTGTCCCAGGCGCTGCGCACGGTCGCCGCGGGCCTCGTCCTCGGGGCCCCGCCGGAGGACCAGCGGCTGCCACCGGACCGTCACGTCGTCCGCAGAACACCGTGGCGCCTGCGCGTACGGCCCCTCGCGGCGCTGCTGCGGCTCGCGGGGCTGCTCGCCTTCGACACCCGGTGTCTGCCGGAGGTCCTGGCCGAGCACCTCGCCGTCTCCGACCCGGTCGTGCCGCGCGAGGTGATCACGGTGCTCCGGGACGCCTACTGGGTCTCCGACGGGGACGGAAACGCCGCCTCGTACCTGCATCTGGACGCGGTCTGCCCGCATCCGGCGCTGCACGCGGCTCTCGCCACGGTCGTCGAGGACGCCGACGACCTCGGCCACCTCCTGCGGGAGTCGGCCCGCCGCCTCCCGCAGGACGAGGCCGCGCTGCTGAGAGGGCTCCCCGCGCGGCTGTCCGACCACGGGCTGCGGCCGGACCGCCGGCACGGCACGGACGCCTACGACGTGCCGCTCGCCCGTTTCTCACTGGCGCAGACGGAGATCCGCCGCCTGCTGATGGGCGAGAAGCTGTACGACGGCGAGCCCGAGCTCGCGCTGCGGGAGCTCTACCAGAACGCGATGGACGCCTGCCGCTACCGGGAGATGCGCGTCCGGTACCTGCGGGACCTCGGCCGGGAGCCGGCGCCGTGGGCGGGCCACATCCGTATCGAGACGGGCGAGGACGACCGTGGCCGCTACGTCGAGTGTGTGGACAACGGCGTCGGCATGACCGTCGACCAGCTCAAGAGCACCTTCACCCGGGCGGGCCGCCGGTTCGACCAGTCCCACGCCTTCCGCCGGGAGCAGGCCGCGTGGCTGCGGCACGACAGTTCACTGCGGCTCCACCCCAACAGCCGGTTCGGGATCGGCGTCTTCAGCTACTTCATGCTCGCCGACGAGATGACCATCGTGACCCGGCCGGTCGGCACCGACGGCCGTCCGGCCGCGAAGGCGCTGCGCGTCGAGATCCCCGTCAGCGGCAGTCTCTTCCGGGTCCGGGAGGAGGACGAACACGGCGGCACGGCCCTGCCCGAGGGCGGCACGCGCGTCCGGCTGCACCTGCGCCGCGCGGGAGCGTTGCCCGGGGACTCCGCCGTGTCGGTGCTGCGCTCGCTGGTCCTCCTCAGCGAGTTCCTGCTGGAGGTGCGCGACCAGGACGGCACCGAGGAGATCTGGCGGCCCGGGCGTCTCAAGTCCGGTGAGGAGCCGGGCGCGTTCACCACCCGGTTCGCCGTCGAGGCGGTGCCGGGCACGCTCTGGTGGGTCTCCGGCAAGGGAGCGATCGTGTGCGACGGGATCGCCACGGACGAGCGGCCCTTCGGGTACGTCCTCAATCTGTCGGGCGCGCACGCCGGCGAACTCAGCGTCAACCGCAAGAAGCTGGAGAGATACGACGTCCTGTGGGCGCAGGAGCAGGTCCGGGACGGAGCCCGGGCGTTCCTCGACGAGGCGGTGGCGGTGCCGGAACTGGAGTGGCTGTGGAACATGGAGTCCCGCGAGCCCTCCATCGCCCGCATCCTGTGGAAGGTCCTGCGGGGACACGGGGTGCTCGTGTCGGACAAGCACGGCCGGAGGATCGGTCTCGACGAGGTCGGCTGGTTCAGGCTGGACGCCCACCTGAACGACGGGCGCGGCCTGCGCGAGGAAGAGGAGCTCAAAAGGGTCCGGCCCTGGCGGCTGGCCGCCCTCGGTGCCGTGCATCGGGCCCGGAGCGAAGCCGCACCGCTGTCGCTCTCGGGCCACCCGGTACCGCAGCCGGGCTGGGCGGAGATCGCGGGCGAGGTCGAGGGCGACTGGCGCAATGCGGTCCAGGTGGCCAACAGGCAGGCCACGACCGTGGCGGAGGTGCTCCGCGCCACGCGGGGCCTGCGCGTCGCGCATCCGGATCTTGCCGGGCCGGCCGTCTTCGGTGACGGCGACCTGGAGTGGGAACCGGGCCGCACCGACTGGTACGTCATGACCGGGCTCCTCGGCAGGAAACGTGACCCGCTGGACGGCCTCACCCCTCCCTGGGGACGCCGTGCGCCCAAGCGAAGGGCCGGCGACGAGATCCAGTACCGGCACCCGCCCGAGGACCTCTCCGGTATCGCCCGCGCCTCCGCCATGTTCCAGGTGCCGCTCGGCGAGCTGGCCGAGGCGTGCGCCCGGTACGCGCCGTTCCTGCGCAGGCCGCTGGGTGCCGTCCCGGACCACCACCGCGACCACGTCTGCACGGAAGACGAGTTGCAGCTCCTCTATCTCCAGGAGGACAAGCACCACTGGCGGCCCGCCGTCCACCCCTGGGACGTACCGGTGGTGGCCGCCGCCACGGGCCTCGACCCGGGTGAAGTACAGCGGCGCATGGCGGGTTACGGCTGGCTGGGCCGCCCCGTGCCCGATCCGTTCCTGACCTCACACTGGGGCGCCGTACCGGCCGAGCTGCTCGGCATCCTGCGCACCTACCTCGTCCCGCGCGCCGGCGGCCGGCCCGTGCTGCCGTGGGCCGCCACCGTCGAACTGGCCGCGGAGGACGAGCTCTCCGTGTGGGAGGCCGAACGACTCCTGGCCCGTGAGACGGAGGACCTCGGAGTGGACCACCGACGGCGCTACACCCGGCGCTCGCCGGGACGGGACGTGGTCCCCTCGCCCGAGACCGCCCGTCTCGCCCATCGGCTGCACCAGTCGGGCATCCGCCTGGAGGACGGCGTCACACTCCGGGACCTCGCGTCCGTCCGCTCCCACGCCACGTCGTGGGAAGAAATGTCCTGGTACGCGGACGAGTTGCGAGAGGCCGGAGTGGATGTCCCGGACGCCGGCAATCTGCTGCGCGCCTGGGACGAGCTGCCCACGCCCAGCAGATACGCGTTCTCCGGGGAGGATCCCAACTGGGACGGTGCCGACTATCCCGTGCCGGCCACCTCGGCCGTGCTGTTCACCGGGAGCCAGCGGCTCCGGCAGCGGCTGTCGGTCCTGTGGGACACCGCGCACCGGGAGGCCCGCAACCTGGGGCTGGACGCCGGGCTCGTGGCCCCGCGCCCGCCCAAGGCGCTGCGGACGTTCGTCCCGACGCACGACGAGATGGCGGCGCTGGTCGAGACGGGCCCGCACGAGGACGTCGACTACGAGTGGTTCGAGACGCCACGCTGGACCCCGCTCACCGCGCAGCGGCTCGTGGGCTACGCCCGCGCACGCAGTCTCGGTGCGCGGGCGGCCTACCGGGCGCTGGCTCCGCTGCGGGCCATCGGTGCGCTGGTGCCGGAGCTGTCCACGGAGGCGGAGGCCGCCCTGCCGGACGACGTGCCCACCGCCCACGACGCCGTGGCGGTCGACCCGGCGTACCGCGTCTCCGCGCCCGGGGCCCCGCTGCACCCGCTCGACCTGGTCGGCATCGCCGGCCGCCTCGGTGAGCCGGTGCGGCACACCTGGGAACGGCGCATCACGCCGTACCTCGCCCTGGAGGCGTCACCGCCGTCGGTCACCGCCGTACCCGACGTCGTGCCCGGCTGGCAGGACCTCGCGATCCTCTCCGAGGGCCTCGACGGGCGACTTCCCGCACTCACGGGCCCGGTCGGGCAGGACCGGATCGAGCAGGGTGCCCGCGCGGTGGGTGAGACGCCCGAGTGGGTACACCGGCGACTGGAGCTCTACGCGGGGCTGTTCGGGCTCCGGCTCCCGTAG
- a CDS encoding MFS transporter — protein sequence MSERQAATTAPTWWVWLAAWPVTAVFVLSNAATPLYVLWQRDIGFSKGTLTVVFAFYIVGLLGSLLVSGVVSDRLGRKPVLLPALALALAACAIFATATTVTALLVARLFTGIAVGAVVSAGMAAVTDVAGPERRRLAALLASCAMVFGAGLGPLLAGLLSETLSAPTVTVFVVEAVLLATAVLAVLRMPVRRPAVPGEGAWVRVPGVPRGNGVHLALGIAVFAPGITATSFVLSLGPTLLTELLGTTSRIVSGAMAFVMFLAATGVQFAVRKLPRRTVLTAGAVSTTLGMAALITAVHASSVALLVASALLAGAGQGMGQLGGLSLLNSTVPPQRLAEANAALNVGGYLPAGLLPVSTGYLMDAVGLPAGATVFGTVLTGLAVVGALFVLVGHRRVPEPA from the coding sequence ATGTCGGAACGTCAGGCCGCAACCACTGCCCCCACCTGGTGGGTGTGGCTGGCGGCGTGGCCGGTCACGGCCGTCTTCGTGCTGTCCAACGCGGCGACCCCGCTGTACGTGCTGTGGCAGCGCGACATCGGTTTCTCCAAGGGCACGCTGACCGTCGTCTTCGCGTTCTACATCGTCGGCCTGCTCGGCTCGCTGCTCGTCTCGGGCGTGGTCTCGGACCGGCTGGGGCGCAAGCCCGTGCTGCTGCCCGCGCTCGCCCTCGCCCTCGCCGCCTGCGCGATCTTCGCGACGGCCACGACCGTCACGGCGCTGCTCGTCGCCCGGCTGTTCACCGGAATCGCAGTCGGCGCCGTCGTCTCCGCGGGCATGGCCGCCGTGACGGACGTGGCGGGCCCGGAGCGCAGGCGGCTGGCCGCGCTGCTCGCCTCCTGCGCGATGGTCTTCGGGGCCGGCCTCGGTCCGCTGCTCGCCGGCCTGCTGTCCGAGACGCTGTCGGCGCCCACGGTGACCGTCTTCGTCGTCGAGGCGGTGCTGCTGGCCACGGCCGTCCTCGCCGTGTTGCGCATGCCCGTACGCCGTCCCGCCGTGCCCGGTGAGGGCGCCTGGGTGCGCGTACCCGGCGTCCCGCGCGGCAACGGCGTCCATCTCGCCCTGGGCATAGCCGTGTTCGCCCCTGGCATCACCGCCACGTCCTTCGTGCTGTCGCTGGGCCCCACGCTGCTGACCGAACTGCTCGGCACCACCAGCCGGATCGTCTCCGGAGCCATGGCGTTCGTCATGTTCCTCGCCGCCACCGGCGTCCAGTTCGCCGTGCGGAAGCTGCCCCGGCGCACCGTCCTGACCGCCGGCGCGGTCAGCACCACCCTCGGCATGGCCGCACTGATCACCGCTGTGCACGCCTCGTCGGTCGCCCTTCTCGTCGCCTCGGCCCTGCTCGCCGGGGCCGGCCAGGGCATGGGCCAGCTCGGCGGTCTCTCGCTGCTCAACTCCACCGTCCCGCCACAGCGGCTTGCCGAGGCCAACGCCGCGCTGAACGTGGGCGGTTACCTCCCTGCCGGTCTCCTGCCGGTGTCCACGGGCTACCTCATGGACGCGGTGGGGCTGCCCGCCGGGGCGACCGTCTTCGGCACCGTCCTGACGGGCCTGGCCGTCGTCGGCGCACTCTTCGTCCTCGTGGGCCACCGGCGGGTTCCCGAACCCGCGTGA
- a CDS encoding ABC transporter ATP-binding protein, whose amino-acid sequence MTTTNTTTPHGTSASFPVRLRSLTKHYSTGDRVVTALDDVTLDFAAGTMTAVMGPSGSGKSTLLHCAAGIDRPSAGEVLIDGTDLDGLDEDALTVLRRDRIGFVFQAFNLVSALTAAQNVELPLRLAGSRPSADEVHSALAAVGLADRHGHRPGELSGGQQQRVAIARAMIARPAVLFADEPTGALDSTASRVVLRLLRDLVDRRGQAVVMVTHDPAAAAYADRVLLLADGRLVDELPGAEGAEAIAARTAALVVRP is encoded by the coding sequence ATGACCACGACCAACACCACTACGCCGCACGGCACTTCGGCCTCGTTTCCCGTCCGGCTCCGGTCACTGACCAAGCACTACAGCACAGGCGACCGCGTCGTCACCGCACTCGACGACGTCACTCTGGACTTCGCCGCCGGGACGATGACGGCCGTCATGGGCCCCTCCGGCTCCGGCAAGTCCACCCTGCTGCACTGTGCGGCGGGCATCGACCGGCCGAGCGCCGGCGAGGTGCTGATCGACGGTACGGACCTGGACGGGCTGGACGAGGACGCGCTGACGGTGCTGCGCCGGGACCGGATCGGATTCGTCTTCCAGGCGTTCAACCTGGTCTCGGCTCTGACCGCCGCGCAGAACGTCGAACTGCCCCTGAGACTGGCCGGGTCACGCCCCTCGGCGGACGAGGTGCACTCGGCGCTCGCCGCGGTCGGACTCGCGGACCGTCACGGACACCGGCCTGGCGAACTGTCCGGTGGCCAGCAGCAGCGCGTCGCGATCGCCCGGGCGATGATCGCCCGGCCCGCCGTCCTCTTCGCCGACGAGCCGACCGGCGCACTGGACAGCACGGCCTCGCGGGTCGTGCTGCGGCTGCTGCGGGACCTGGTGGACCGCCGCGGACAGGCGGTCGTGATGGTCACGCACGACCCGGCCGCCGCGGCGTACGCGGACCGGGTGCTGCTGCTGGCCGACGGCCGGCTCGTGGACGAACTGCCGGGTGCCGAGGGCGCCGAGGCGATCGCGGCGCGGACGGCCGCCCTGGTGGTGCGGCCGTGA